One region of uncultured Fibrobacter sp. genomic DNA includes:
- a CDS encoding InlB B-repeat-containing protein, producing the protein MDTSKISLARVLALLVFLLAVQSAWADVWDGVTKTPAKKEKIDGKDFFLIESAANLAWFSDTVNIYAAKEIAKGYSADSLAHAKMTAADTTNANAYAQKKMQAFIDTAATDKLKDSTSTFNNAKNAYLDSVAKIFKNGAADAIAANVEAFFKNNSNAITLISEKTKDKNYASPNVTFNAKVVANYIDMNHKPFVPIAAGKGEVSYGGVFDGNHVTIKNLNVSSEHISAINRNYGQNIAFIATLDKGTVKNVVLDSVYIKAATDIGSILAGEANKISVGTVVAWQASGTVEGCYASGIVYNSGKGQAVGGIVGNAAAGLVKNNLSIISIQISGSQAYVGGVVGQVKDKGVKVESCVYDGGKFINDSTAHDGGVIGLRFEKNNTVRNAYYDKYDVDKGVAQGSSEGVKAADELNQLQIVCILNDGEWDESTSTCSADGVWSTGDHITNQGVSKNDKNETIYTIRFDANGGTFPEGAKTVKYLRFGELVTTAEITSPTYAGDSIFWGWSMDPAATAPVTSMFLDTAYGQRTVYAVWKKTVDVTFDYNNDVNPGVTTKKIGLGDSVVAVASPAPYDVYYFVGWATDKTATEPLKQLGVAEEGLTYYAVWSTDATYTVAFDVQGKGNELQSQQIKKNGKAVKPEPTADGYTFEGWFTEAACQNAFDFNTAITKNITLYAKWKLETYTITYEMDGGENDESNPTSFTIESETIVFKNPKVRVGYLFDGWYYNPDYSHVATQVSQGYFGSFTLYAKWIPMQYEVIYAAGSRGMGTVEIDYKPHGDSLVLSSEKYLYYNEHYRVSFLHAGWTLSDGGSKEYDFGAKYGTDADITLYPYWSKLVKVHYGSEDKDTLWVDLSAVKSDSLVSNAISEVLLSHEPMIELPSKNADDKYVYTLKWVSDSLAVYEPIFEKSERKKEIVVAYGSGERDTIIIKDPKFKTDEELQKLIKDAFANHNPVIPLPTKAADSLYEYEFAKFVLNTQTGVYEPLFVKAGSLLFKINFHLPKGAELVENFAGYKYGEVTKLPNAVMKSDASWMFNGWYTKTKGRGDRVKAMREKDSGNKSLYPLFQKTIRYDANGEKGEIVIIYTDRYDTTIARALRSVTPKDYTEGKVTYTFSKWVLEDDVYVATFKKQTVRFNVVLDSRAFNIEEAQVGDRIVVFDMDGRVVKRGIVSNGSERVEVAKPGSYTVRVGKAAVQVNVR; encoded by the coding sequence ATGGATACAAGTAAGATTTCTCTTGCTAGAGTGCTCGCTCTGCTTGTTTTCTTGTTGGCTGTGCAGTCCGCATGGGCGGATGTTTGGGATGGTGTAACCAAGACTCCTGCCAAAAAGGAAAAAATCGATGGCAAGGACTTTTTCCTGATTGAATCGGCGGCCAATCTGGCGTGGTTCTCTGATACGGTGAATATCTATGCTGCTAAGGAAATTGCCAAGGGCTATTCGGCAGACTCCTTGGCGCATGCCAAGATGACTGCTGCTGATACGACAAACGCGAATGCATATGCCCAAAAGAAAATGCAGGCTTTTATAGATACTGCTGCTACGGATAAGTTGAAGGACTCTACAAGTACATTCAATAATGCGAAGAATGCTTATCTAGACAGCGTAGCGAAAATTTTTAAGAATGGCGCCGCAGATGCGATTGCCGCAAATGTTGAAGCGTTCTTCAAAAACAATTCCAATGCTATTACGTTGATTTCTGAAAAAACGAAGGATAAAAATTACGCATCGCCAAATGTGACTTTTAATGCGAAGGTGGTGGCGAATTATATTGATATGAATCATAAACCCTTTGTTCCCATTGCTGCGGGTAAGGGTGAAGTGTCTTATGGTGGTGTTTTTGATGGAAATCATGTCACTATCAAAAACCTGAATGTCAGCAGTGAACATATTTCTGCTATCAATAGAAACTATGGACAAAACATCGCCTTTATTGCTACTCTGGATAAGGGAACTGTAAAGAATGTTGTTCTAGATAGTGTGTACATCAAGGCTGCAACCGATATCGGTTCGATTCTTGCTGGTGAAGCGAATAAAATTAGCGTGGGAACGGTTGTCGCCTGGCAAGCTTCGGGAACAGTCGAAGGTTGTTATGCGTCGGGCATTGTCTACAATAGCGGTAAGGGACAGGCTGTTGGTGGTATTGTGGGTAATGCTGCCGCGGGTCTTGTAAAAAACAACTTGAGCATTATTTCGATTCAGATTTCTGGAAGTCAGGCTTATGTGGGCGGTGTTGTCGGCCAGGTCAAGGATAAGGGTGTCAAAGTCGAATCCTGTGTTTACGACGGAGGAAAGTTTATCAACGATTCCACTGCTCATGATGGTGGTGTGATTGGCCTTCGTTTTGAAAAAAACAATACTGTTCGAAACGCCTATTACGATAAGTATGATGTGGATAAAGGTGTTGCTCAAGGTTCTTCAGAAGGTGTTAAGGCGGCTGATGAACTCAACCAATTGCAAATTGTGTGCATTTTGAACGATGGTGAATGGGATGAATCTACTTCTACTTGTTCAGCTGATGGAGTATGGTCTACTGGGGACCACATTACCAATCAGGGCGTTTCGAAAAACGATAAGAACGAAACTATTTATACGATTAGATTCGATGCGAATGGTGGAACTTTCCCGGAAGGCGCAAAAACGGTTAAATATTTGCGCTTTGGAGAATTGGTGACGACTGCCGAAATTACGTCTCCGACTTATGCGGGAGATAGTATTTTCTGGGGATGGTCAATGGATCCTGCAGCGACTGCTCCTGTGACATCAATGTTCCTCGATACGGCTTATGGTCAACGGACTGTGTATGCGGTCTGGAAAAAAACAGTTGACGTGACGTTTGATTATAATAACGATGTGAATCCGGGTGTTACCACGAAAAAAATTGGACTCGGTGATTCTGTCGTTGCGGTTGCTTCTCCTGCTCCTTATGATGTGTATTATTTTGTCGGCTGGGCTACTGATAAAACGGCGACGGAACCTTTGAAACAGCTGGGTGTTGCCGAAGAGGGCCTGACCTATTATGCCGTTTGGTCGACCGATGCAACCTATACTGTTGCATTTGATGTGCAGGGAAAAGGTAACGAATTGCAGTCTCAGCAGATTAAAAAGAATGGTAAGGCGGTGAAGCCTGAGCCGACTGCGGATGGCTATACTTTCGAAGGCTGGTTTACCGAGGCCGCTTGCCAGAACGCCTTTGATTTCAACACGGCTATCACGAAAAACATCACCCTGTACGCCAAGTGGAAACTTGAAACGTACACAATCACTTACGAAATGGATGGTGGTGAAAACGATGAATCGAATCCCACCAGCTTTACGATTGAAAGTGAAACAATTGTCTTTAAAAATCCGAAGGTACGTGTTGGCTACCTGTTTGATGGCTGGTACTACAATCCCGACTATTCGCATGTGGCAACCCAGGTGTCGCAGGGGTATTTTGGCTCATTTACGCTGTATGCGAAATGGATCCCGATGCAGTATGAAGTGATTTACGCAGCGGGTTCTCGCGGTATGGGAACTGTGGAAATTGATTACAAGCCCCATGGTGATTCGTTAGTGCTTTCGTCGGAAAAGTATCTTTACTACAACGAACATTACAGGGTCAGTTTCTTGCATGCTGGTTGGACGCTGTCTGATGGCGGATCCAAGGAATATGATTTTGGCGCTAAGTATGGCACTGATGCTGACATAACTTTGTATCCGTATTGGTCCAAGCTTGTCAAGGTTCATTATGGCTCAGAAGACAAGGATACTTTGTGGGTGGATCTCAGCGCCGTGAAATCGGATTCGTTGGTGAGCAACGCGATTAGCGAAGTCTTGCTGTCGCATGAACCGATGATTGAACTTCCGAGCAAGAATGCTGATGACAAGTATGTTTATACCTTGAAGTGGGTGTCTGATTCGTTGGCTGTCTACGAACCGATTTTTGAAAAGTCTGAACGTAAGAAAGAAATCGTTGTGGCTTATGGTTCTGGCGAACGAGATACGATTATTATCAAGGATCCCAAGTTTAAAACGGACGAAGAATTGCAAAAGTTGATCAAGGATGCTTTTGCAAATCATAATCCCGTCATTCCGCTTCCGACAAAGGCTGCTGACTCACTATACGAATATGAGTTTGCAAAGTTTGTTCTGAATACGCAGACGGGTGTTTACGAACCGCTCTTTGTGAAGGCGGGTAGCCTGTTGTTCAAGATTAATTTCCACCTGCCTAAGGGTGCTGAATTGGTCGAGAACTTTGCTGGGTATAAATATGGCGAAGTGACGAAGTTGCCGAATGCGGTCATGAAGTCTGATGCGAGCTGGATGTTCAATGGCTGGTATACAAAGACGAAGGGCCGTGGCGACCGCGTAAAGGCAATGCGTGAAAAGGATTCTGGTAACAAGAGCTTGTATCCGCTGTTCCAGAAGACAATCCGCTACGACGCTAATGGTGAAAAGGGCGAAATCGTAATCATTTACACGGATCGTTACGATACGACCATTGCTCGCGCCTTGCGCAGTGTGACGCCGAAGGATTACACCGAGGGTAAGGTGACTTACACGTTCAGCAAGTGGGTGCTTGAAGATGACGTGTATGTGGCGACCTTCAAGAAACAAACTGTCCGCTTTAATGTGGTGCTTGATTCTCGCGCGTTCAACATTGAAGAAGCGCAAGTGGGTGACCGCATTGTAGTGTTCGATATGGATGGTCGTGTCGTGAAACGCGGAATTGTTTCAAACGGCTCTGAACGTGTGGAAGTTGCCAAGCCTGGTAGCTACACCGTGCGCGTCGGCAAGGCCGCCGTCCAGGTGAATGTTAGGTAG
- a CDS encoding DEAD/DEAH box helicase: MLFSELPLANPLQRAIRAVGYEQPTPIQEKSIPSLLEGKDLLGIAQTGTGKTAAFALPILQLLLDSGKFRAPKTCRALILLPTRELAIQVEECFKQYAQFTAISTACIFGGVSDVSQKRNLIRGVDVLVATPGRLLDLINQKAVSLKALEFFVLDEADRMLDMGFIHDIRKVVALLPQNRQNLFFSATMPDDITKLAATILRPNPVRVEVAPQSTPIERIHQELYRIDKRRKGALLKELLLAHPEMKKVLVFSRTKHGADKITRVLEKAGIKCAAIHGNKSQNRRQQALGNFKCEQIRVLVATDIAARGIDVDDVSHVFNYDLPDVPETFVHRIGRTARAGKDGIAISFCAPDEEQDLRAIEKLTRISIPEGDKAIYEKLPPQQKETPESEMRNARGRGFPRREQQNRGKQNRDNNRQGGQKAENNNQTKHGHGKNRPQQNRPQNQSQNEKRPAPKGEGVQKVNSQDQLGHRTIGKNRPGSRARKRMREAAEAARRAQGN, encoded by the coding sequence ATGCTTTTTTCAGAACTTCCCCTGGCAAACCCTTTGCAGCGCGCAATTCGCGCTGTCGGCTACGAACAACCCACCCCGATTCAAGAAAAATCAATTCCGAGTTTGTTGGAAGGTAAGGATCTTTTGGGGATTGCTCAGACGGGTACGGGGAAGACGGCGGCTTTTGCGCTCCCGATTCTGCAGTTGTTGCTGGATTCCGGCAAATTCCGTGCACCCAAGACCTGCCGCGCTTTGATTCTTTTGCCCACGCGCGAACTTGCCATTCAGGTAGAAGAATGCTTTAAGCAGTATGCCCAATTTACGGCGATTTCGACCGCCTGCATTTTCGGCGGCGTGAGCGACGTGAGCCAAAAGCGCAACCTGATTCGCGGCGTTGATGTTCTGGTCGCGACTCCGGGCCGCCTGCTCGATTTGATCAACCAGAAGGCGGTATCCCTGAAGGCATTGGAATTCTTCGTGCTCGACGAAGCCGACCGCATGCTCGACATGGGATTCATTCATGACATTCGCAAGGTGGTGGCGCTGTTGCCGCAGAACCGCCAGAACCTGTTCTTCAGCGCGACCATGCCCGACGATATTACGAAGCTTGCCGCGACAATCCTGCGCCCGAACCCAGTGAGGGTGGAGGTGGCGCCGCAGAGCACGCCTATTGAACGCATTCACCAGGAACTCTACCGCATTGACAAACGCCGTAAGGGCGCGCTCCTCAAGGAATTGTTGCTCGCTCACCCCGAAATGAAAAAAGTGCTGGTCTTTAGCCGCACCAAGCACGGCGCCGACAAGATTACTCGCGTGCTCGAAAAGGCGGGTATCAAGTGTGCCGCTATTCACGGCAACAAGAGCCAGAACCGCAGGCAACAGGCTTTAGGCAACTTCAAGTGCGAACAGATTCGCGTGCTGGTGGCCACCGATATCGCTGCCCGCGGAATCGACGTGGACGACGTGTCGCACGTATTCAATTACGACTTGCCCGATGTTCCGGAAACCTTCGTACACCGCATCGGTCGTACCGCCCGCGCAGGCAAAGACGGTATCGCCATTTCGTTCTGCGCCCCTGACGAAGAACAAGATTTGCGCGCTATCGAAAAGTTGACCCGAATCAGCATTCCCGAAGGCGACAAGGCGATTTACGAAAAGCTTCCGCCTCAGCAGAAGGAAACGCCCGAAAGCGAAATGCGCAATGCCCGCGGCCGTGGATTCCCGCGCCGCGAACAACAGAATCGTGGCAAGCAAAACCGCGACAACAATCGTCAGGGCGGCCAGAAGGCTGAAAACAATAATCAGACCAAGCATGGTCACGGAAAGAATCGCCCGCAGCAAAACCGTCCGCAGAATCAATCGCAAAACGAAAAACGCCCCGCTCCAAAGGGCGAAGGCGTTCAAAAGGTTAATTCGCAGGACCAGCTCGGGCACCGCACCATCGGGAAAAATCGTCCCGGCTCGCGAGCTCGCAAGCGCATGCGCGAGGCCGCAGAGGCCGCTCGCCGCGCTCAAGGCAATTAG